One part of the Palaemon carinicauda isolate YSFRI2023 chromosome 23, ASM3689809v2, whole genome shotgun sequence genome encodes these proteins:
- the LOC137617729 gene encoding uncharacterized protein, giving the protein MVGRSVGVTEEEASQVRRETEEEVSQVRKETEEEASQVRRETEEEASQVRRETEEEVSQVSRDTEEEGSQVSRDTEEEGSQVSRETEEEASQVRRETEEELSQVSRETEEEGSQVSRETEEEGSQASRETEEDASQDYQDSAPCDKVYKTHSLCKESNDS; this is encoded by the exons ATGGTAGGTAGGTCAGTGGGGGTGACAGAAGAGGAAGCAAGTCAGGTCAGAAGAGAGACAGAAGAGGAAGTAAGTCAGGTCAGAAAAGAGACAGAAGAGGAAGCAAGTCAGGTCAGAAGAGAGACAGAAGAGGAAGCAAGTCAGGTCAGAAGAGAGACAGAAGAGGAAGTAAGTCAGGTCAGTAGAGacacagaagaggaaggaagtcag GTCAGTAGAGacacagaagaggaaggaagtcaggtCAGTAGGGAGACAGAAGAGGAAGCAAGTCAGGTCAGAAGAGAGACAGAAGAGGAACTAAGTCAGGTCAGTAgagagacagaagaggaaggaagtcaagtcaGTAGAGAGACAGAGGAGGAAGGAAGTCAGGCCAGTAGGGAGACAGAAGAGGATGCAAGTCAG GACTACCAAGATTCAGCCCCCTGTGACAAGGTTTACAAGACTCATTCTCTGTGCAAGGAATCCAATGATTCCTAA